The following coding sequences lie in one Arabidopsis thaliana chromosome 3, partial sequence genomic window:
- a CDS encoding Protein phosphatase 2C family protein (Protein phosphatase 2C family protein; FUNCTIONS IN: protein serine/threonine phosphatase activity, catalytic activity; LOCATED IN: chloroplast; EXPRESSED IN: 24 plant structures; EXPRESSED DURING: 15 growth stages; CONTAINS InterPro DOMAIN/s: Protein phosphatase 2C-related (InterPro:IPR001932), Protein phosphatase 2C (InterPro:IPR015655), Protein phosphatase 2C, N-terminal (InterPro:IPR014045); BEST Arabidopsis thaliana protein match is: Protein phosphatase 2C family protein (TAIR:AT5G36250.1); Has 35333 Blast hits to 34131 proteins in 2444 species: Archae - 798; Bacteria - 22429; Metazoa - 974; Fungi - 991; Plants - 531; Viruses - 0; Other Eukaryotes - 9610 (source: NCBI BLink).) encodes MGSCLSAESRSPRPGSPCSPAFSVRKRKNSKKRPGSRNSSFDYRREEPLNQVPGRMFLNGSTEVACIYTQQGKKGPNQDAMVVWENFGSRTDTIFCGVFDGHGPYGHMVAKRVRDNLPLKLSAYWEAKVPVEGVLKAITTDTVNNVTNINNPEDAAAAAAFVTAEEEPRTSADMEEENTETQPELFQTLKESFLKAFKVMDRELKFHGSVDCFCSGTTAVTLIKQGQYLVVGNVGDSRAVMGTRDSENTLVAVQLTVDLKPNLPGWIILCECMMLSCGCMMDPLIMFIGFFFIPSIELAAEAERIRKCRGRVFALRDEPEVCRVWLPNCDSPGLAMARAFGDFCLKDFGLISVPDVSFRQLTEKDEFIVLATDGIWDVLSNEDVVAIVASAPSRSSAARALVESAVRAWRYKYPTSKVDDCAAVCLYLDSSNTNAISTASSISKLEDGEEEELKATTEDDDASGPSGLGRSSTVRSGKEIALDESETEKLIKEADNLDSEPGTEYSALEGVARVNTLLNLPRFVPGK; translated from the exons ATGGGGTCCTGTTTATCTGCAGAGAGCAGGAGCCCTAGACCGGGCTCTCCTTGCTCTCCTGCTTTTAGtgtgaggaagaggaagaactcTAAGAAGCGACCTGGTTCTAGGAACTCTTCCTTTGATTACCGGAGAGAAGAACCGTTGAATCAGGTTCCGGGCCGGATGTTCTTGAATGGATCAACTGAGGTTGCTTGTATCTACACTCAACAAGGCAAGAAAGGGCCTAATCAAGATGCCATGGTTGTTTGGGAG AATTTTGGTTCGAGGACAGATACAATCTTCTGTGGAGTGTTTGATGGACATGGTCCATATGGTCATATGGTTGCAAAGAGAGTCAGAGACAATCTTCCTCTCAAATTAAGTGCTTATTGGGAAGCAAAAGTACCAGTTGAAGGTGTTCTTAAGGCAATCACCACCGACACTGTCAATAATGTAACCAACATTAACAACCCTGAagatgctgctgctgctgctgcttttGTCActgctgaagaagaacctAGGACATCTGCTGACATGGAGGAGGAGAACACAGAAACCCAACCGGAATTGTTTCAAACGCTGAAAGAGTCGTTTCTTAAGGCTTTTAAAGTTATGGATAGAGAGCTTAAATTCCATGGAAGTGTTGACTGTTTCTGCAGTGGGACAACAGCTGTAACCTTGATCAAGCAG GGTCAGTATCTCGTTGTTGGAAATGTTGGGGATTCCAGAGCTGTAATGGGTACAAGAGACAGTGAAAATACTCTTGTCGCTGTTCAACTAACTGTGGATCTTAAGCCAAATCTCCCAGGTTGGATTATCTTATGTGAATGTATGATGTTGTCCTGTGGATGTATGATGGATCCATTAATCATGtttattgggtttttttttattccctCAATTGAACTTGCAGCTGAGGCAGAGAGAATAAGAAAGTGTCGAGGACGAGTGTTTGCTCTTAGAGATGAACCTGAAGTTTGTAGAGTTTGGCTGCCAAATTGTGACTCACCTGGACTTGCTATGGCACGTGCTTTTGGTGACTTTTGCCTTAAAGATTTTGGCCTAATCTCTGTGCCTGATGTATCTTTCCGTCAGTTAACCGAAAAAGATGAGTTTATAGTGTTGGCTACAGATGGG ATTTGGGATGTTCTCTCAAATGAAGATGTAGTGGCGATTGTAGCTTCAGCTCCATCGCGCTCCTCTGCAGCAAGAGCTTTAGTCGAGTCTGCGGTCAGAGCTTGGAGATACAAATACCCGACTTCCAAAGTCGATGACTGTGCCGCTGTTTGCTTGTATCTAGACTCCAGCAACACAAACGCCATATCTACAGCTTCTTCCATCTCCAAActtgaagatggagaagaagaagaactaaaaGCCACGACtgaggatgatgatgcatCAGGACCAAGCGGTCTAGGCCGTTCGAGTACTGTCAGGTCGGGGAAAGAGATTGCTCTCGACGAAAGTGAAACTGAGAAGCTGATAAAAGAAGCGGATAACTTGGATTCAGAACCTGGAACAGAGTATTCTGCACTTGAAGGTGTTGCAAGAGTTAATACACTTTTAAACTTACCAAGATTTGTGCCTGGAAAGTga
- a CDS encoding Eukaryotic aspartyl protease family protein, whose product MFVVFNFSLYFAKIGLGTPSRDFHVQVDTGSDILWVNCAGCIRCPRKSDLVELTPYDVDASSTAKSVSCSDNFCSYVNQRSECHSGSTCQYVIMYGDGSSTNGYLVKDVVHLDLVTGNRQTGSTNGTIIFGCGSKQSGQLGESQAAVDGIMGFGQSNSSFISQLASQGKVKRSFAHCLDNNNGGGIFAIGEVVSPKVKTTPMLSKSAHYSVNLNAIEVGNSVLELSSNAFDSGDDKGVIIDSGTTLVYLPDAVYNPLLNEILASHPELTLHTVQESFTCFHYTDKLDRFPTVTFQFDKSVSLAVYPREYLFQVREDTWCFGWQNGGLQTKGGASLTILGDMALSNKLVVYDIENQVIGWTNHNCSGGIQVKDEESGAIYTVGAHNLSWSSSLAITKLLTLVSLLIPFFCNVAL is encoded by the exons atgtttgttgtttttaatttcagtTTATACTTCGCTAAAATCGGACTCGGAACTCCATCAAGAGACTTCCATGTTCAAGTTGATACAGGAAGTGATATCTTATGGGTGAATTGTGCTGGTTGCATCAGATGTCCTAGGAAAAGTGATCTG GTAGAGCTGACACCTTATGATGTGGATGCTTCGTCCACTGCAAAATCTGTTTCGTGCAGTGACAACTTTTGCTCTTACGTTAACCAAAGATCTGAGTGTCACTCAGGTTCTACTTGTCAGTATGTTATTATGTATGGCGATGGGAGTTCAACTAATGGATACTTGGTGAAAGATGTTGTTCATTTGGATTTAGTTACTGGAAATCGTCAAACCGGTTCCACCAACGGAACTATTATCTTCGG ATGTGGGTCTAAACAGTCTGGTCAGCTCGGAGAGTCACAAGCTGCGGTTGATGGGATAATGGGATTTGGACAATCAAATTCATCGTTTATATCGCAGCTAGCTTCACAAGGAAAGGTCAAAAGGTCTTTTGCGCATTGTTTGGATAACAACAATGGAGGTGGTATATTCGCCATTGGAGAAGTCGTGTCGCCGAAAGTAAAGACTACACCTATGCTCTCTAAATC AGCTCACTATAGTGTCAACCTCAATGCAATTGAAGTTGGTAATTCAGTTTTAGAACTTTCTTCGAATGCTTTTGATTCGGGAGATGACAAAGGAGTTATTATTGATAGTGGTACAACTCTGGTGTATCTTCCTGATGCTGTTTATAACCCGTTACTGAATGAG ATATTGGCTTCACATCCAGAGCTTACTTTGCATACAGTTCAAGAGTCGTTTACTTGTTTCCATTATACAGACAA ATTAGATCGGTTCCCAACTGTCACTTTTCAGTTTGACAAGTCTGTTTCATTGGCGGTTTATCCTCGGGAATATCTATTCCAAGTTCGA GAAGACACATGGTGTTTTGGCTGGCAAAATGGTGGATTGCAGACTAAAGGAGGAGCTTCATTAACAATTCTTGGAG ACATGGCCCTCTCTAACAAGTTAGTTGTCTACGATATCGAAAACCAAGTCATTGGATGGACCAATCACAACT GCTCAGGAGGAATACAAGTCAAGGATGAAGAAAGTGGAGCAATCTATACTGTTGGTGCTCACAACCTCTCATGGTCGTCTTCTTTAGCTATTACAAAACTTCTTACACTTGTTTCTCTCTTAATTCCTTTCTTCTGTAACGTTGCTTTATAG
- a CDS encoding Eukaryotic aspartyl protease family protein (Eukaryotic aspartyl protease family protein; FUNCTIONS IN: aspartic-type endopeptidase activity; INVOLVED IN: proteolysis; LOCATED IN: plasma membrane, anchored to membrane; EXPRESSED IN: 22 plant structures; EXPRESSED DURING: 13 growth stages; CONTAINS InterPro DOMAIN/s: Peptidase aspartic (InterPro:IPR021109), Peptidase aspartic, catalytic (InterPro:IPR009007), Peptidase A1 (InterPro:IPR001461), Peptidase aspartic, active site (InterPro:IPR001969); BEST Arabidopsis thaliana protein match is: Eukaryotic aspartyl protease family protein (TAIR:AT5G36260.1); Has 4403 Blast hits to 4392 proteins in 396 species: Archae - 0; Bacteria - 0; Metazoa - 1232; Fungi - 945; Plants - 1948; Viruses - 0; Other Eukaryotes - 278 (source: NCBI BLink).) — translation MDLRRRQWFLSAILLSAALLIDPQFSTAATASENLVFEVRSKFAGKRVKDLGALRAHDVHRHSRLLSAIDIPLGGDSQPESIGLYFAKIGLGTPSRDFHVQVDTGSDILWVNCAGCIRCPRKSDLVELTPYDVDASSTAKSVSCSDNFCSYVNQRSECHSGSTCQYVIMYGDGSSTNGYLVKDVVHLDLVTGNRQTGSTNGTIIFGCGSKQSGQLGESQAAVDGIMGFGQSNSSFISQLASQGKVKRSFAHCLDNNNGGGIFAIGEVVSPKVKTTPMLSKSAHYSVNLNAIEVGNSVLELSSNAFDSGDDKGVIIDSGTTLVYLPDAVYNPLLNEILASHPELTLHTVQESFTCFHYTDKLDRFPTVTFQFDKSVSLAVYPREYLFQVREDTWCFGWQNGGLQTKGGASLTILGDMALSNKLVVYDIENQVIGWTNHNCSGGIQVKDEESGAIYTVGAHNLSWSSSLAITKLLTLVSLLIPFFCNVAL, via the exons ATGGATCTCAGGCGGAGACAGTGGTTCTTGTCGGCTATTTTGCTGTCGGCGGCGTTGCTGATTGACCCGCAATTCTCGACGGCGGCGACGGCTTCGGAGAATTTGGTATTTGAAGTTCGAAGCAAGTTCGCCggaaaaagagtaaaagatcTTGGAGCTCTCAGAGCTCACGACGTCCACCGTCACTCAAGACTCCTCTCCGCCATCGATATTCCTCTCGGCGGCGATAGCCAGCCTGAGTCTATTGG tTTATACTTCGCTAAAATCGGACTCGGAACTCCATCAAGAGACTTCCATGTTCAAGTTGATACAGGAAGTGATATCTTATGGGTGAATTGTGCTGGTTGCATCAGATGTCCTAGGAAAAGTGATCTG GTAGAGCTGACACCTTATGATGTGGATGCTTCGTCCACTGCAAAATCTGTTTCGTGCAGTGACAACTTTTGCTCTTACGTTAACCAAAGATCTGAGTGTCACTCAGGTTCTACTTGTCAGTATGTTATTATGTATGGCGATGGGAGTTCAACTAATGGATACTTGGTGAAAGATGTTGTTCATTTGGATTTAGTTACTGGAAATCGTCAAACCGGTTCCACCAACGGAACTATTATCTTCGG ATGTGGGTCTAAACAGTCTGGTCAGCTCGGAGAGTCACAAGCTGCGGTTGATGGGATAATGGGATTTGGACAATCAAATTCATCGTTTATATCGCAGCTAGCTTCACAAGGAAAGGTCAAAAGGTCTTTTGCGCATTGTTTGGATAACAACAATGGAGGTGGTATATTCGCCATTGGAGAAGTCGTGTCGCCGAAAGTAAAGACTACACCTATGCTCTCTAAATC AGCTCACTATAGTGTCAACCTCAATGCAATTGAAGTTGGTAATTCAGTTTTAGAACTTTCTTCGAATGCTTTTGATTCGGGAGATGACAAAGGAGTTATTATTGATAGTGGTACAACTCTGGTGTATCTTCCTGATGCTGTTTATAACCCGTTACTGAATGAG ATATTGGCTTCACATCCAGAGCTTACTTTGCATACAGTTCAAGAGTCGTTTACTTGTTTCCATTATACAGACAA ATTAGATCGGTTCCCAACTGTCACTTTTCAGTTTGACAAGTCTGTTTCATTGGCGGTTTATCCTCGGGAATATCTATTCCAAGTTCGA GAAGACACATGGTGTTTTGGCTGGCAAAATGGTGGATTGCAGACTAAAGGAGGAGCTTCATTAACAATTCTTGGAG ACATGGCCCTCTCTAACAAGTTAGTTGTCTACGATATCGAAAACCAAGTCATTGGATGGACCAATCACAACT GCTCAGGAGGAATACAAGTCAAGGATGAAGAAAGTGGAGCAATCTATACTGTTGGTGCTCACAACCTCTCATGGTCGTCTTCTTTAGCTATTACAAAACTTCTTACACTTGTTTCTCTCTTAATTCCTTTCTTCTGTAACGTTGCTTTATAG
- a CDS encoding Protein phosphatase 2C family protein (Protein phosphatase 2C family protein; FUNCTIONS IN: protein serine/threonine phosphatase activity, catalytic activity; LOCATED IN: chloroplast; EXPRESSED IN: 24 plant structures; EXPRESSED DURING: 15 growth stages; CONTAINS InterPro DOMAIN/s: Protein phosphatase 2C-related (InterPro:IPR001932), Protein phosphatase 2C (InterPro:IPR015655), Protein phosphatase 2C, N-terminal (InterPro:IPR014045); BEST Arabidopsis thaliana protein match is: Protein phosphatase 2C family protein (TAIR:AT5G36250.1); Has 35333 Blast hits to 34131 proteins in 2444 species: Archae - 798; Bacteria - 22429; Metazoa - 974; Fungi - 991; Plants - 531; Viruses - 0; Other Eukaryotes - 9610 (source: NCBI BLink).), producing the protein MGSCLSAESRSPRPGSPCSPAFSVRKRKNSKKRPGSRNSSFDYRREEPLNQVPGRMFLNGSTEVACIYTQQGKKGPNQDAMVVWENFGSRTDTIFCGVFDGHGPYGHMVAKRVRDNLPLKLSAYWEAKVPVEGVLKAITTDTVNNVTNINNPEDAAAAAAFVTAEEEPRTSADMEEENTETQPELFQTLKESFLKAFKVMDRELKFHGSVDCFCSGTTAVTLIKQGQYLVVGNVGDSRAVMGTRDSENTLVAVQLTVDLKPNLPAEAERIRKCRGRVFALRDEPEVCRVWLPNCDSPGLAMARAFGDFCLKDFGLISVPDVSFRQLTEKDEFIVLATDGIWDVLSNEDVVAIVASAPSRSSAARALVESAVRAWRYKYPTSKVDDCAAVCLYLDSSNTNAISTASSISKLEDGEEEELKATTEDDDASGPSGLGRSSTVRSGKEIALDESETEKLIKEADNLDSEPGTEYSALEGVARVNTLLNLPRFVPGK; encoded by the exons ATGGGGTCCTGTTTATCTGCAGAGAGCAGGAGCCCTAGACCGGGCTCTCCTTGCTCTCCTGCTTTTAGtgtgaggaagaggaagaactcTAAGAAGCGACCTGGTTCTAGGAACTCTTCCTTTGATTACCGGAGAGAAGAACCGTTGAATCAGGTTCCGGGCCGGATGTTCTTGAATGGATCAACTGAGGTTGCTTGTATCTACACTCAACAAGGCAAGAAAGGGCCTAATCAAGATGCCATGGTTGTTTGGGAG AATTTTGGTTCGAGGACAGATACAATCTTCTGTGGAGTGTTTGATGGACATGGTCCATATGGTCATATGGTTGCAAAGAGAGTCAGAGACAATCTTCCTCTCAAATTAAGTGCTTATTGGGAAGCAAAAGTACCAGTTGAAGGTGTTCTTAAGGCAATCACCACCGACACTGTCAATAATGTAACCAACATTAACAACCCTGAagatgctgctgctgctgctgcttttGTCActgctgaagaagaacctAGGACATCTGCTGACATGGAGGAGGAGAACACAGAAACCCAACCGGAATTGTTTCAAACGCTGAAAGAGTCGTTTCTTAAGGCTTTTAAAGTTATGGATAGAGAGCTTAAATTCCATGGAAGTGTTGACTGTTTCTGCAGTGGGACAACAGCTGTAACCTTGATCAAGCAG GGTCAGTATCTCGTTGTTGGAAATGTTGGGGATTCCAGAGCTGTAATGGGTACAAGAGACAGTGAAAATACTCTTGTCGCTGTTCAACTAACTGTGGATCTTAAGCCAAATCTCCCAG CTGAGGCAGAGAGAATAAGAAAGTGTCGAGGACGAGTGTTTGCTCTTAGAGATGAACCTGAAGTTTGTAGAGTTTGGCTGCCAAATTGTGACTCACCTGGACTTGCTATGGCACGTGCTTTTGGTGACTTTTGCCTTAAAGATTTTGGCCTAATCTCTGTGCCTGATGTATCTTTCCGTCAGTTAACCGAAAAAGATGAGTTTATAGTGTTGGCTACAGATGGG ATTTGGGATGTTCTCTCAAATGAAGATGTAGTGGCGATTGTAGCTTCAGCTCCATCGCGCTCCTCTGCAGCAAGAGCTTTAGTCGAGTCTGCGGTCAGAGCTTGGAGATACAAATACCCGACTTCCAAAGTCGATGACTGTGCCGCTGTTTGCTTGTATCTAGACTCCAGCAACACAAACGCCATATCTACAGCTTCTTCCATCTCCAAActtgaagatggagaagaagaagaactaaaaGCCACGACtgaggatgatgatgcatCAGGACCAAGCGGTCTAGGCCGTTCGAGTACTGTCAGGTCGGGGAAAGAGATTGCTCTCGACGAAAGTGAAACTGAGAAGCTGATAAAAGAAGCGGATAACTTGGATTCAGAACCTGGAACAGAGTATTCTGCACTTGAAGGTGTTGCAAGAGTTAATACACTTTTAAACTTACCAAGATTTGTGCCTGGAAAGTga